A window of Glycine soja cultivar W05 chromosome 2, ASM419377v2, whole genome shotgun sequence genomic DNA:
TTTAGACATATCATCAGAGAGACAAACTTCTTAGTTGTTATTCAGCTGATGGAACAGcagacactttttttttttcacctgtTTGTGATGATAATTGTATCTATTAAGACACTCTTGACCCTCTAATGAGAAATTTGTATCATCCACACTTTGCGGGATGAGAATGCTTGCACTGATATCCTCGCAAAGGAAAGAACTAGTTTCCACCAATGTATCATTGGTCACGCTAAAACTTTACTCCAATGATATTTTGCCTTGTGTAATTGTTGATGCACTTAgcacattttttttacacttataATTCTactctttccttttcttcattaataaaaaaaatatttcattatgttCTAATTGTATTGAGTTTTAATTTATTGGCTTATCAATACATTTAAGTTTAATTGTGGTTTTAAACTATAATATCTTTTAACATTATTATAAGGTATtactgtattatttttttaaaaaaccgttTGACTGCTTATTATAAATAGTTCAAAAGCCTGAATTTTGTAAAGGATGCAACCACATGAAAAAATacgttaaagaaaatatattacaatAGTGTATTACAAATACTATATTTACAATGTTTTGATACACGATTGTGTACTGTATGTGTGTGTTAAAAtgagtattttattttacagtctatgaaaaaatttctttaactCATTACAATTTATATCAAGAACAGTTCATGATTTCTATTAATGTGACATGTTCCATCTTAGTTATCACCTCTAAGTCCAATCAATATTGAGcagtatttttaatatgtttttagcAGCAAATAAGTATATATGTATAATCAATAAATGGGTACAAGGGGCAGTACAAAAGAACTCGTATACAagtagtatttttaatatacttgtttctacatatatattttatgtaaatattttctGTTAATTGAAATAACACTGACACCTGTATATATTGATGAACTGAAGTTGAAAACCAATGCTTCGatagtattttaattatcttgcaTGATAAAGAGATTTATACAACAATGTATGAAAAGAACCCACCCTGTTGATTTATAAGGTCCACCGTACCATCTCTGTATTTACAACTATGAAAATACTGTTGTCTGAAGTCTGAACAAGGTGTCTCTATTATTTAGTTTTGTCGCGTgataaaagagagaagaaaagtaTAAACaagtgataaaatataaaattacagtgttgacattaaaaaaattgttgtacaAATAACAggattcaaatataaatatctttACCTAACATTACTCTGTCTTCATTTAACAatatttgaaaggaaaaaaaaaaactttcaagcGTTCTAATTAGTGCATGCAATGCAAATAGTACGTACTAGTCTGATaacgttttttttattactaaatatttttaagtcttgttttttttactgcataatttttttttctagtcaGAGATTACGGATTGTATTTTAATCCACTAGGTTAAAGACTAATTTCACTTGAAGTATATATCTGTTATTGACCTAAGGAAATTTTAcacaagatgaaaatcaaacaaGAATTTTCTACTAAATAGATTGATCATTTTCACTCATATGAACACAACTAAATCTCGCTAAAATTTGATGTTCACTTTCTTTTTAATGAAACACATAAAATCCATTCAATAAAAACTCATGTAACAATTGGATTTGGATCCTCTCAAGTCTCAAGTAATTAAGTAATCAATATAATTGTTCTTATTAAAATCTGGAACTAGGATATATCAAGAAAGACGTGACCAAATTGGGCTTGTGTACTTCACACGTTGATTTTGAGGATGACCTTTGTTAGGAAGATAAAATGGAAGACCTACAACAAATGACTCTGACGCTCAAGTAATTAAGAATATGAATGAggagaaataaacaaatatatgcaTATGAAAACAAGTACACGCAAGCTTGAGGTGTGAGCGAATGTGAGTGTGTTGAGGATTCGATAGATCCTGATGATATTCATAAGAATGGAGCATAACTGTGAGTTTTGTTTGTAGAGGCTGTTATAGTCTTTGTAGATAATTCCCAACATATAGATAATAGCCAGAAGTTAATAAATGTTGCTAGAGATAAACTGTAActtatatatagataaaaactATAAGATAATTGTATATTGTAGATAATGtgtgattttgtaaataattaattacctaCCAATAGATAaagatattcaaatattaataggtTAGAAATAACATGTCTGCCAAAAACTCTGACTGCTAAGGATCGAGTGTCTACACTCTTATGGTAAAACTGACGTGAAAAGTATATGTGTCTTAAAGTGTCATATAGGATTGTAGATCTTAGATAGTACAATGATGATGTCATGTTGggtcataaaaacaaaatattaatttataataaaaaccaCCATAATTTTGTAGGCcccattaattttgtttttgtgttggtGATGTCACGTTAGTCACTAAGTAAAGGGATAAAGGCGAGCTGAAGATTTCTATATAAGGCTTCGATATTTGGTCATGTAACCACAACCCAAAGCTACTGAAATTCCCCAAAGGCAAAAAACAATACAAGATGAAGAGCGAGCTCCTTTTTGTTTTCCTATTCTTGGGAATTCTTAACTGTGAAGCACAATATTTCAATGCTAACCCATACGACTATTTACAACTAGCCTTAAGGTGGCCTAATTCCTATTGCTTGACACATGAAGGTGGTTGCAGGGAAATAGTACCACAATATTTCACTATTAGCTACCTTCATCCCATGAGAAGAGGAGGCCCGGATCTGCAAAATTGCCCCTCACCATTTAATATGCCAAATAGCACTGTTAGTATATCTCCTGCATTCccataacatttattttgttttgttttcaagtttcCTTCACGGAAATTGTCCTTATTAGACTAAGGTTTTATTGacagattttttgaaaaaaaataataaagtaaaataaattaagtttattccataagttaaaattaatttatgacctTAACTgtagataaattttataaaagttttttcttaagaaaaattaGGATGAGGAGGTGGCACTCGAGACCTATacagaaaaaagtttttttttttttgagtttaagtgtagaagttaattttaacttacttACCAaagaaacttaatttattttatatgaattcTATAAATTATATGCATGCAGatggagacaaacaaaaatgaCCTACTCAAATACTGGCCTGATCTGAGAACTGATAATTTTATAGAGAGTAAGTCATTATGGAGGGACCAATGGAGAAAGTTTGGTTCATGCTACAGTATGATGCCAGATGACTATATTGTTTATGCACTCAACAGCAGAAAGAGAAATGACCTCAAGAAAATCTTGACAAGTGCAGgtaagtatttttcttttttatccacaaatattagttattgattgttaatttgttaattggaTATTTGAATccacaatcttttttttttctttcatactttttcttctttcatactTTATTCACGGTCAAACCAACCTTATATATTATAACCTCTTAGGTAAGTACATATGAAATTAAATTCACTCATGAAAAATTAAGGCCTAAAGAATTAATAAAGCCTAACTTGGAATCCTATTATATTGAAAGTGAGGAATCAGTTTCTTCATATTATGTTTCTATAGAATTTATCATTGAAAATTTGACTTCTAATTTAAGTAACATCCTAAACATGAGTATTTGATTGTGATCTAATTGTCAGGTATTGTTGCAAGTGGAAATCCATATCCAACCCGTAGGATACTGCAAGCTTTCAGGAAAGCTCTAGGTGTGAATGTTGACATAGTTTGTGAGCCAGATAGAAGTGGAAATGTTTATCTTGCAGAGGTACATCAATGTGTTGATGCTGCTGGAACAACGGCTATAGATTGCGACAATAAGGCAAGAGGATGTGATGATGACCCCATCTTTCCCTACATGGGATTCCAACCAGATAAAGATCCCAAGTAATAATATCATGAAATCAAAATCTCCTAAATTCTATTACCCctataacaaatatatatagaaaataaggGGTTCTAAGTGTATGTTAAGGAAacaattaatgaaatatttcaataaaatttataaaaggtttgaccaaataTGTGCGAAAACAAGCTAGAACTTAATCTTATATACCACGTGTACGTTGATATCTACTATTTTACTAATTCATAGAAAAATTTAAGATGAGATGTTTCGATTCCACATTTGTCCTAGTCAAGGcatcatttaataatattattataggtaaataatcattttattccAAGAATGTTTAAATTGGTGAATAACTTAATCtctgaaacaataaaaaatttgatttaattagtCTCTGCATATCTCTCAAGTTTTAATAAAGTTatgtaacaaatttaaatttaaatgtaaatcttaaaataaaaaattaaaattaatatttaaacataTCGTCCAATAAAATAAAGTTGGAACCACAGTTTCTAAACGGAGAGCGAAGCAGCCGCGGTTCGACCGGAACCGGACTTGTGACTTATTCGGGCTTATCTTCTGATCTGAAACGTGTTTGACCCGTGCTTGCATCGCAAACATTGCTAAAATTTCAAAAGTAAATACAAAAATTGAACAACTTGGGACTTGAACCAAGATCCCTCATCCCTCATTTGTTAAACACATTTGTATCCTTTTTTAACCACTAAACcaatacaattatttaatatatttgtgacaaatattattttcatacaatatgttatatataaaaatatatatttaatatagatTGAAACATGTGATTCAATTAGTGACCCATGAATCAACCGTTAACCTAGTGATTTAGTATTTTCACTAGATCAATGATTGatccaatttttaaaattatgattgaaataATTGAGCTTAATAAACAAGCTAAGCATCTCAACACACATGAACAACTATTAGCTAAGGATGTGCTCCGTTGGTAGTCTTGATGACAATTAATGTTGATAAGTTATTATAGGAAAATAATcagtttaattatataattggtcccttaattataattaaaattttaattggctctcctaattattaaaaagttcaatCAAATCTtctaattgtttaaaaataccACAATAAATTATAcacttttcattataaaaaataaacatttttgcaCTGATTTCCAATACAACCAatgtaaaataagaaatttttaggTTGCATTGTAAAACTAGTATCCATGTTAATGACCGAtgtaaatagaaaattttacatCAATTTCTAATACAATCAatgtaaaaagataattttacatATGTTGTCAACtaaattgatgtaaaaatatttatttacataattttgtGTGTCAATCAAACTAACAGTGTTGacagaaaaaatatgattatagtTGTTGagtcaaaagacaaatcaagacctttaataattttaattagatacaaaaaattataatatttaaaagttatgtctTATATGTCATCTGACATATGTATTGTATTTGCGTCTCAAAGATCACACAAAAGCAAACATACGTTGAATTctggaaaaatatttaagagtTCATTTAATACTTTGTATTTGAGATTTATTTTACAGAAAATGTCCTTGAAACATTTTTTCTAAGATCTATCAAAGGCCaaagaaatgataaaataatcaaaaacttAAAGGAtaacatttctcttcatcttaaaAAACGCGTCGTATGACACTTTTTGTGAATAAACTGTTATAAGCTAAAGCATGTTAACTTTTGCTAAAGTGTTGTTCAAGAAAGGTAAAGAGAATGGTGTGGCAACATATCTACAATTCATGTTAATACTCTTTTTATAGTGGGGTTACACTACATGGGTAACGCTAACATACTCTTTATGGGAAAAACCTTATTATTATTCAACACTAAAACTtaatcaatttatatatttattatatcaaGGGAGTTCAACTCAATTGGTTGAAAAGAATATATGAGTTATAAATTTCTTAGtactaaacataaaaaaatctcgtaatacttgtctttgatttctacatatataaaaaattaattcttgcttattatataaaaaattagttgacTTTGAAATCTCATTGCACTAcagatgataatgataaaaataaaaaaaaaatattaatgtcttTTTTAAGTTTCACTTTTTTCGTGTTTgaacttttttattcttataaacaataccttcaattaattaaaattatattttatattcaattttttttcattttcttctttctaaaagttatataatTCTATATATGTTCtcgtaaatatttaattaaaataatgaaattgaattataatattattaaataatatttactaagttgataaaaaaattgggaagaaaaataatatatcataaactctataaattttaaatataaaaataattcaaatatatatatatatatatatatatatatttaaatgaaataatttttaaaaatatcatttgtgATGGAATATGTCACTTGACAATTgtataattacaatttgtgaCATAAACATTGAGAGCGAGATTAAATTGTCACGAATTTCATTGGGATGGTTTTTGTGACCGCGACACCTTGAGAGGAACAAATTCATCACAAAATCCCCTCCAAATCCATATTTCCATATTTACTTTGACCGATTTTGTGACGAACAATGTTAAGAGGGACAAAAGTCCACCACAAAATCCCTTAAAAAGAAATCTATTTTAGTAACGGACTTGTGACAAAAATtttagagaaggaaaatttccttCACTAATTTCGTCTCAAAGTAACAAATAAGCGTTTGTCACAAAAATCTATTATCCATCACAGCGGCGTCACTATCAGTGAGGAACTATCAAATGTAAGAATTAATAACTATTTGGAATCCTACTGCAAAGGtaaatgtaaataataaaatgtcccgcataaaaaagaataaaaaaatgttgcatACAAATGCTAGCTCTCAAAAACACCGTAACTAATAGAAATTGTTatctcataataaaaaatagaaattgtcatataaaattaaaagtacctaatatatataatgaatataaaagatattataagaaaataataactaCACAGTGTTtagaaagaatatatttttttaaaatattttaataaaatttagtacttgttaaattataatttagaacaccaactatataaaaaaaacaactatttctttcttttttaagcaAAGTATGATGTATTCTTTCTGTCTGAATATAAGtatcacatttaaaaaatatatatcttaaaataagtatcatgtgatttttttgatgtaatactaattatttttttacgaaGATCTcaaataagtattattttagtttgttaatgtaatattaatgttAAGGTTGGCTTTATAAGGTTTCTATTTCTTCCgttctaaaataataatcattctaagttgttttataatttatttattagtttatttgTATAACATAATCtaataagatatttattttaggaTGAAGAGTGTATTATGTTTGAAGATTatgtatttataacttttttgtgTTGAACCGAGCAACACTTGATTACAATGAATTGATTGTTGAACTCTTACTCAGATATAAAACATTCAACCAATGAATACCACTTTCTCCAAAATAAAGGTTAGGTTCCCCCACCTTGGAGTATTGATTATTTGGCTCTGGTTAATTACCACTTAATTAGGAAGTGGCAGACTTGCAAGTTTGTACTCGTAATGGACGCTATTGGAGTGAGGGGGAGCGGGGGAATTATAAAAGCATAAAGTGAAAAATATCTAACAATTTGTTTAATGGATAATAATTTTCCCAATA
This region includes:
- the LOC114382813 gene encoding ribonuclease 1-like encodes the protein MKSELLFVFLFLGILNCEAQYFNANPYDYLQLALRWPNSYCLTHEGGCREIVPQYFTISYLHPMRRGGPDLQNCPSPFNMPNSTMETNKNDLLKYWPDLRTDNFIESKSLWRDQWRKFGSCYSMMPDDYIVYALNSRKRNDLKKILTSAGIVASGNPYPTRRILQAFRKALGVNVDIVCEPDRSGNVYLAEVHQCVDAAGTTAIDCDNKARGCDDDPIFPYMGFQPDKDPK